TGATGGTGAATGGTTAATTCCTGATAACTTTACttgacttatttgagccttcTGAACTACCTGTGCTGGATGACAAAGGAGATAGAAGAATTTGGATTGGCACTAATACTGGTGAGCTTTCAGTTGCTTCTGCTTATGAATGCATTagacagaaaatatcaaaatcttCACTAGACAAAAACTGTATAGCATAAATCTATTCATCTAATATATCTAGCAATGTTTGGAAATTGGTGAGAGGGATTGTTCCTGCAGATGATAAGATGAAGAAAAAAGAATTCAATTGCTTCCAGATGCCCTTTCTCCAAGAATTCATAGGAAAATTTGGAGCATGTTCTGTGGTTGTGATTTTAGTGAAATCATTTAAAGTTGGCTTGGAGGTACATTGAGTTTCACTAATCCAAAATCATTTGAAGATATTCTATCTTTTGCTAAAAAAAGCCCAGCTGTGAAGGAGATTTGGAAAGTTTCAGCTCTTGTAACTTTGAAAGAAATTTGGCTTCTGAGGAACAAAATGGTTTATGAAGAAGAGTGATTCTGCCTATGACCTgcaaattataaaattatttgctTTGAAGTGCAGAAGAGTGAAAGCAGCCAAGATAACTGATGTTTTTTTCTTCTATCTGCCTGATCCTTCTTAATTTCtcatttgttgtgatggtgcttcaagAGGCAACCCAGGTGCAGCTGGCTATGGTTTCATTTGCAGGAAATGAGATGGAGTGTTTGAATTTGCTAGGAGGTCTAGGAACTGCTACAAATTTTCTGACAGAAATCTTTGCAATCATCTGTGCAGCGGAATGGGCAGTTAACCAACAAATTCATAAAGTATGCTTCAGGTCAGACTCCCAAGCAGTAATTTCATCTTTTCAGTCTGGGAAAATTCCCAGGTAGGTCACTACTAGATGGAATAGAATCAAAACCTCTCTCCAAGCCTGGTATTTTTCAGAGAGATAAACTTTTcggcagatatattgacaaaaaagggttCTGCTTTGGctaaaggagaaagaagaaattaTAGTAGTTGTCCTAGTTTTATAACAGAAATGGAAATTCCAGATTCTCCAAATTACAGATTTAGCTAGGTTTTTTCATTTTCTCCTTTATTTTTTCTGTTTTGCCATCCCTGATGCAAGGGTAGTCTTGTAAGTTTTGTTACATTTTGagttcttaataaaattttgagtattatcaagcaaaaaaaataaataagacaaTGATAGATGTTCTAGTTTTAAACGTATAACTGCTAATTGTTTGTTGATGTTCCCTGGCGACCCGACTGCTCCAATTTTGCATTAGCCAACTTTAAGGAGTTCTCTTGCATTTGCAGCTTCACCAGCCTTTCGCTTGTAAACGTCCAAGCATTCCTGGTCTATTTGATGCAACATCTTTTTGTGTTTGTCTTCTCCCATATCATCCTCATGCCATATTTCTTCCATCGCTTCATTAAAGTCTCACAAGTGGTGTCTTCCCAAAATGCGTCATTAGAATCAGCAATTACTATTTTGAGCAACGAAAGCCACTCTTTGTTGTTTTTCTTGAAGCCATAAGAGGATGTATATTAGTATTATGCCTGCTTTAAAGATTCTTAACATAATTGATGATCCGTGTAC
Above is a genomic segment from Papaver somniferum cultivar HN1 chromosome 10, ASM357369v1, whole genome shotgun sequence containing:
- the LOC113317939 gene encoding uncharacterized protein LOC113317939, producing MRLSIYSACHLLQWLLPRQERKGNKKELLMPRMRVQTAAEATRQMLTKKKNNKEWLSLLKIVIADSNDAFWEDTTCETLMKRWKKYGMRMIWEKTNTKRCCIK